The Clostridia bacterium genome window below encodes:
- the atpG gene encoding ATP synthase F1 subunit gamma, translating into MASTSTKDIKNRIKSVENTGQITKAMELVATSKLRRAKIKVETTRPFFEILMDTLDGIKANVKDFSSPFLSVKENKKTCVIVIGGDRGLAGGYNVNVFKAADKILGENDSVVYPIGKKATEYYERLKTPTLFDMHIEADDMAVPHCYEMGSKLAKEFKSGSFDRLFIVYTKFNSMLNQEVVCEEILPLVSKSEDKKEKEQLTIYEPSAQSVFDKIIPQYISGVVYAALCESLASEHAARRMSMESASKNAMEMIDDLTLKFNRARQAAITQEITEIVSGAETNQ; encoded by the coding sequence ATGGCATCAACATCCACGAAAGATATTAAAAACAGAATAAAAAGTGTTGAAAATACAGGCCAGATAACAAAGGCGATGGAACTTGTTGCTACCTCTAAGTTAAGACGCGCCAAAATAAAGGTTGAAACAACCAGACCTTTTTTTGAAATTTTAATGGATACCTTAGATGGCATTAAAGCAAATGTAAAAGACTTTTCATCCCCTTTTCTTTCGGTTAAAGAAAATAAAAAAACCTGTGTGATAGTTATCGGTGGAGACAGAGGCCTTGCCGGAGGATACAATGTAAATGTATTTAAAGCGGCTGACAAGATTTTAGGTGAAAATGATTCGGTTGTGTACCCAATCGGCAAAAAAGCAACTGAATATTATGAAAGGCTTAAAACTCCAACCCTTTTTGATATGCATATTGAGGCAGATGATATGGCAGTCCCTCATTGTTACGAAATGGGCTCAAAACTCGCTAAGGAATTTAAATCAGGAAGTTTTGACAGGCTCTTTATCGTATATACAAAGTTTAATTCTATGCTAAATCAGGAAGTGGTTTGTGAAGAAATACTGCCTCTTGTAAGCAAAAGCGAAGATAAAAAAGAAAAAGAGCAACTTACAATTTACGAGCCGTCTGCACAGAGTGTTTTTGACAAAATTATTCCACAGTATATAAGCGGAGTGGTTTATGCTGCGCTTTGCGAATCTCTTGCCAGTGAACATGCGGCAAGAAGAATGTCTATGGAATCGGCTTCTAAAAACGCTATGGAAATGATAGATGACTTAACTTTAAAATTTAATCGCGCAAGACAAGCCGCGATTACTCAGGAAATAACAGAAATTGTTTCAGGCGCAGAAACAAACCAATAA